Proteins co-encoded in one Arachis hypogaea cultivar Tifrunner chromosome 11, arahy.Tifrunner.gnm2.J5K5, whole genome shotgun sequence genomic window:
- the LOC112721851 gene encoding uncharacterized protein, with protein MIDALRVTKVPWLGSELDPIVLPTCPRQRTAEELDRDRNRLGGGFRNYGNDRANRSSSDGDDTSNSNKKKVEFNGGSERSEGGGGRPRLVLQPRTAPVNNESQEGAGNGNGNVVKPKGPSPFGEVRPREEVLVEKGQDWKKIDEQLESMKIKEAVEKKESFEKRGFGSGNGRGSPK; from the exons ATGATAGATGccctccgtgtgacaaaagtgccCTGGCTTGGATCTGAGCTTG ATCCCATCGTGCTCCCCACCTGTCCACGCCAGCGCACCGCCGAGGAGCTCGACCGCGACCGCAACCGTCTTGGTGGCGGCTTCAGGAACTACGGCAATGACCGCGCCAACAGAAGCTCCAGTGATGGTGATGATACCTCCAATTCG AACAAGAAAAAGGTTGAATTTAACGGTGGAAGTGAGAGGAGTGAGGGTGGTGGTGGGAGACCTAGGCTTGTTTTGCAACCTCGTACAGCGCCTGTGAACAATGAGAGCCAGGAGGGTGCTGGTAATGGTAATGGTAATGTGGTGAAACCAAAGGGTCCAAGCCCATTCGGCGAGGTGAGACCGAGGGAAGAGGTGCTGGTGGAGAAGGGGCAGGATTGGAAGAAGATTGATGAGCAGCTTGAGAGCATGAAGATTAAGGAGGCTGTTGAGAAAAAAGAGAGTTTTGAAAAGAGGGGTTTTGGTTCTGGCAATGGacgtggttcaccaaaataa